Proteins encoded together in one Ictidomys tridecemlineatus isolate mIctTri1 chromosome 3, mIctTri1.hap1, whole genome shotgun sequence window:
- the Rffl gene encoding E3 ubiquitin-protein ligase rififylin isoform X3: MISSEHGSSNLGGRNWRQLAVCRGSILKQEKSDFIMWATCCNWFCLDGQPEEVPPAPGARTQAYSNPGYSSFPSPTGLEPSCKACGAHFANTARKQTCLDCKKNFCMTCSSQEGNGPRLCLLCQRFRATAFQREELMKMKVKDLRDYLSLHDISTEMCREKEELVFLVLGQQPVISEEDRTHVPTLSPDFPEQQAFLTQPHASTVPPTSPSLPSSPAQATSVPPAQESQQANGHVSQDQEEPVYLESTARAPTEDETQSIDSEDSFVPGRRASLSDLTHLEDIEGLTVRQLKEILARNFVNYKGCCEKWELMERVTRLYKDQKGLQHLVCGAEDQNGGAMPSGLEENLCKICMDSPIDCVLLECGHMVTCTKCGKRMNECPICRQYVIRAVHVFRS; encoded by the exons ATTTTATCATGTGGGCAACCTGCTGCAACTGGTTCTGCCTGGATGGACAGCCTGAGGAGGTCCCACCAGCCCCCGGAGCCAGGACACAAGCCTATTCCAACCCTGGGTACAGCTCCTTCCCATCCCCAACAGGCTTGGAACCAAGCTGCAAGGCCTGTGGGGCCCACTTTGCAAACACAGCCAGGAAG CAGACCTGTTTGGACTGTAAGAAAAATTTCTGCATGACCTGTTCAAGCCAAGAGGGGAATGGGCCCCGCCTCTGCCTTCTCTGCCAACGGTTCCGAGCCACAGCCTTTCAGCGGGAGGAGCTCATGAAGATGAAGGTGAAGGACCTGAGGGACTACCTCAGCCTCCATGACATCTCTACTGAAATGTGCCGGGAGAAAGAAGAGCTGGTATTCTTGGTGCTTGGCCAGCAGCCTGTAATCTCCGAGGAGGACAGGACTCATGTCCCAACCTTGTCCCCGGACTTTCCTGAGCAGCAGGCCTTCCTGACCCAGCCTCATGCCAGCACAGTACCTCCTACCTCACCTAGCCTCCCTTCTTCACCTGCACAAGCCACCTCTGTTCCTCCTGCTCAGGAAAGTCAGCAG GCCAATGGCCATGTGTCTCAGGACCAAGAGGAGCCTGTCTACCTGGAGAGCACAGCCAGAGCACCTACCGAGGATGAGACCCAG TCCATTGACTCTGAGGACAGCTTTGTCCCAGGCCGGCGGGCCTCTCTGTCTGACCTGACCCACCTGGAAGACATTGAAGGCCTGACGGTGCGGCAGCTGAAAGAGATCCTGGCTCGCAACTTTGTCAACTACAAGGGCTGCTGTGAGAAGTGGGAGCTGATGGAGAGAGTGACACGGCTGTACAAGGATCAGAAAGGACTCCAGCACTTGG tgtgtggtgctgaggaccaaaacG GGGGAGCAATGCCGTCTGGACTGGAGGAGAACCTGTGTAAGATCTGCATGGACTCACCCATTGACTGTGTTCTGCTGGAGTGTGGCCACATGGTAACCTGTACCAAATGTGGCAAGCGCATGAATGAATGTCCCATCTGCCGGCAGTATGTGATCCGAGCTGTTCACGTCTTCCGGTCCTAA
- the Rffl gene encoding E3 ubiquitin-protein ligase rififylin isoform X4, producing the protein MWATCCNWFCLDGQPEEVPPAPGARTQAYSNPGYSSFPSPTGLEPSCKACGAHFANTARKQTCLDCKKNFCMTCSSQEGNGPRLCLLCQRFRATAFQREELMKMKVKDLRDYLSLHDISTEMCREKEELVFLVLGQQPVISEEDRTHVPTLSPDFPEQQAFLTQPHASTVPPTSPSLPSSPAQATSVPPAQESQQANGHVSQDQEEPVYLESTARAPTEDETQSIDSEDSFVPGRRASLSDLTHLEDIEGLTVRQLKEILARNFVNYKGCCEKWELMERVTRLYKDQKGLQHLVCGAEDQNGGAMPSGLEENLCKICMDSPIDCVLLECGHMVTCTKCGKRMNECPICRQYVIRAVHVFRS; encoded by the exons ATGTGGGCAACCTGCTGCAACTGGTTCTGCCTGGATGGACAGCCTGAGGAGGTCCCACCAGCCCCCGGAGCCAGGACACAAGCCTATTCCAACCCTGGGTACAGCTCCTTCCCATCCCCAACAGGCTTGGAACCAAGCTGCAAGGCCTGTGGGGCCCACTTTGCAAACACAGCCAGGAAG CAGACCTGTTTGGACTGTAAGAAAAATTTCTGCATGACCTGTTCAAGCCAAGAGGGGAATGGGCCCCGCCTCTGCCTTCTCTGCCAACGGTTCCGAGCCACAGCCTTTCAGCGGGAGGAGCTCATGAAGATGAAGGTGAAGGACCTGAGGGACTACCTCAGCCTCCATGACATCTCTACTGAAATGTGCCGGGAGAAAGAAGAGCTGGTATTCTTGGTGCTTGGCCAGCAGCCTGTAATCTCCGAGGAGGACAGGACTCATGTCCCAACCTTGTCCCCGGACTTTCCTGAGCAGCAGGCCTTCCTGACCCAGCCTCATGCCAGCACAGTACCTCCTACCTCACCTAGCCTCCCTTCTTCACCTGCACAAGCCACCTCTGTTCCTCCTGCTCAGGAAAGTCAGCAG GCCAATGGCCATGTGTCTCAGGACCAAGAGGAGCCTGTCTACCTGGAGAGCACAGCCAGAGCACCTACCGAGGATGAGACCCAG TCCATTGACTCTGAGGACAGCTTTGTCCCAGGCCGGCGGGCCTCTCTGTCTGACCTGACCCACCTGGAAGACATTGAAGGCCTGACGGTGCGGCAGCTGAAAGAGATCCTGGCTCGCAACTTTGTCAACTACAAGGGCTGCTGTGAGAAGTGGGAGCTGATGGAGAGAGTGACACGGCTGTACAAGGATCAGAAAGGACTCCAGCACTTGG tgtgtggtgctgaggaccaaaacG GGGGAGCAATGCCGTCTGGACTGGAGGAGAACCTGTGTAAGATCTGCATGGACTCACCCATTGACTGTGTTCTGCTGGAGTGTGGCCACATGGTAACCTGTACCAAATGTGGCAAGCGCATGAATGAATGTCCCATCTGCCGGCAGTATGTGATCCGAGCTGTTCACGTCTTCCGGTCCTAA